A DNA window from Eremothecium cymbalariae DBVPG#7215 chromosome 3, complete sequence contains the following coding sequences:
- the SEI1 gene encoding seipin (similar to Ashbya gossypii AER072W) gives MQINILWPLQWIPWFTYTTIIIWVQVILIVPLSTMLWQEFYDQLIPKESRYQGTFHPIERISSTEKTYSWHMHLKRENSFTAQGSLMDFGAGQIPDALKPDMFELIVSKHSPYVLNIQLEIYCLKALPLETVEVCVNNERKIFIVTCFNSLEHAIQHKPYQRRLVEHVQHEYVNTLEVNDFLVSTHSDMVNVTVTSTGGGAMLFGQDTHYELNMQLEGIRYVMLRWYKTCHILGTASFVAIISGWFFFSFTVAFMIIGFLRGKGTELATS, from the coding sequence ATGCAGATTAATATTCTATGGCCACTACAATGGATACCTTGGTTTACATACactactattattatatgGGTTCAGGTAATCTTAATAGTACCCTTGTCTACAATGTTATGGCAAGAGTTCTACGATCAACTTATTCCGAAAGAGTCAAGGTACCAGGGTACGTTTCATCCAATTGAAAGGATATCTAGTACTGAGAAGACTTATTCGTGGCATATGCATTTGAAACGAGAAAATTCTTTTACCGCTCAAGGATCCTTGATGGATTTCGGTGCAGGGCAGATTCCTGATGCCTTGAAACCTGATATGTTTGAATTAATTGTTTCTAAACACAGTCCGTATGTTCTAAATATACAGTTAGAAATTTACTGTCTTAAAGCTTTACCATTAGAAACTGTTGAGGTGTGTGTTAATAACGAACGCAAAATCTTCATAGTAACGTGTTTTAATTCACTGGAACATGCAATTCAACATAAACCCTATCAACGTCGATTGGTAGAACATGTGCAACATGAATATGTCAATACCCTTGAGGTGAATGACTTCTTAGTCTCTACGCATAGTGATATGGTGAATGTTACAGTAACATCTACTGGAGGGGGCGCCATGCTGTTTGGCCAAGATACTCATTACGAATTAAATATGCAATTAGAGGGGATACGATATGTAATGTTACGCTGGTATAAGACATGCCATATCCTTGGTACAGCAAGTTTTGTAGCAATAATATCAGGGTGGTTTTTCTTCAGCTTCACCGTTGCATTTATGATTATTGGGTTTTTACGTGGCAAAGGAACCGAACTAGCAAcaagttaa